One Betta splendens chromosome 16, fBetSpl5.4, whole genome shotgun sequence genomic window carries:
- the kcnn4 gene encoding intermediate conductance calcium-activated potassium channel protein 4 isoform X2, producing the protein MSSTVWEESQGETGQLEDGVTEFSDRERATGDGVVCALEMEATARGVHGKCKLDCLNCDGLIGRNGGDSAQVSVPLSLTGKRSSPMEGENLFRLRDRKFLLEDKKRLCALALGTALLGILLMIIHAEICPFVYKPGSSIALIINCSISLSTGCLLLLIIAFHYKDIRLFVIDHNQVDWRIAMTSHRVLVITVELLVCSIHPVGTYWRAGLPLNTSSTAPLCVSNSHGEALLDVELLLSVLMFLRLYLVHRAILLHSKVLLSASYRSIGSLNNINFTFRFVLKVLMNKHPARTLLVFILFFWLTASWMLTLCERHTQASTGHMDTALWLVAITFLTVGYGDVAPTTSCGKCVCLFTGVMGVACTAMLVAVVTEKLALNKGEKHVHLFMLDIQISKRIRHAAANVLRECWLLHRTNLTKGNRGEHRRHQRCLLEAIRVSVTLSHTYTVRGRIFRHLRLKQRKLRDYVSEMVDLPKMQMIMCDLSSNWNNSYRELEQRILSMEQKLDELSRCFHQTSELLSQALRHRNPEIR; encoded by the exons ATGTCTTCCACCGTCTGGGAGGAAAGTCAAGGGGAGACCGGCCAGTTGGAGGACGGAGTCACGGAGTTCAGCGACAGGGAGAGAGCAACGGGCGACGGCGTCGTGTGCGCCCTGGAGATGGAGGCGACGGCCCGCGGCGTGCACGGCAAATGCAAACTGGACTGTTTGAACTGTGATGGGCTGATCGGTCGAAACGGCGGGGACTCGGCGCAAGTGTCCGTGCCGCTGTCACTCACGGGGAAGCGCTCGAGTCCCATGGAGGGTGAAAACCTCTTCAGGCTGAGAGACAGAAAGTTCTTGTTGGAGGATAAGAAGCGCCTGTGCGCCCTGGCGCTGGGCACCGCTCTGCTCGGGATACTACTCATGATAATCCACGCCGAGATATGCCCCTTCGTTTATAAACCG GGCTCCAGCATCGCCCTGATCATCAATTGTTCCATCAGCCTGTCCACTGGGtgtctcctgctcctcattATAGCTTTCCATTATAAAGACATCAGG CTGTTTGTTATTGACCACAACCAAGTGGACTGGCGCATCGCCATGACGAGCCACCGGGTCCTGGTGATCaccgtggagctgctggtctgCTCCATCCACCCTGTAGGCACGTATTGGAGAGCCGGGCTCCCCCTCAACACGTCCTCCACGGCTCCCCTGTGCGTCTCCAACAGCCACGGCGAGGCCCTGCTggacgtggagctgctgctgtccgTGCTGATGTTCCTCCGCCTGTACCTGGTGCACCGAGCCATCCTGCTGCACAGCAAAGTGCTGCTCAGCGCCTCCTACAGGAGCATCGGCTCGCTCAACAACATCAACTTCACCTTCCGCTTCGTCCTCAAGGTGCTGATGAACAAACACCCGGCGCGCACGCTGCTGgtcttcatcctcttcttctGGCTCACGGCGTCATGGATGCTCACTCTGTGCGAGAG GCACACACAAGCTTCGACAGGCCACATGGACACGGCTCTGTGGCTCGTAGCCATCACCTTCCTGACAGTGGGCTATGGGGATGTCGCTCCCACCACCAGCTGTGGCAAATGCGTGTGTCTCTTCACTGGAGTCATG gGTGTAGCCTGCACTGCCATGCTGGTGGCGGTCGTAACGGAGAAGCTGGCGTTAAACAAAGGAGAGAAACACGTACACCTCTTCATGCTGGACATCCAGATCTCGAAACGG ATCCGTCATGCTGCTGCTAACGTGCTCAGGGAGTGCTGGCTCCTGCACCGCACTAACCTGACAAAGGGCAACCGTGGTGAGCACCGAAGACACCAGCGATGCCTTCTGGAAGCCATCAGAGTGTCAGTGACTTTATCACACACGTATACTGTACGAGGCAGGAT ATTTCGCCACTTGCGTCTTAAACAACGAAAGCTGAGAGATTACGTGAGCGAGATGGTGGACCTGCCCAAg ATGCAAATGATCATGTGCGATCTCAGTTCCAACTGGAATAACTCGTACcgggagctggagcagaggatcCTCTCCATGGAGCAGAAGCTGGACGAGCTGAGTCGCTGCTTCCATCAAACCTCCGAGCTGCTGTCTCAGGCCCTACGTCACCGCAACCCGGAGATCAG gtGA
- the kcnn4 gene encoding intermediate conductance calcium-activated potassium channel protein 4 isoform X1 translates to MSSTVWEESQGETGQLEDGVTEFSDRERATGDGVVCALEMEATARGVHGKCKLDCLNCDGLIGRNGGDSAQVSVPLSLTGKRSSPMEGENLFRLRDRKFLLEDKKRLCALALGTALLGILLMIIHAEICPFVYKPGSSIALIINCSISLSTGCLLLLIIAFHYKDIRLFVIDHNQVDWRIAMTSHRVLVITVELLVCSIHPVGTYWRAGLPLNTSSTAPLCVSNSHGEALLDVELLLSVLMFLRLYLVHRAILLHSKVLLSASYRSIGSLNNINFTFRFVLKVLMNKHPARTLLVFILFFWLTASWMLTLCERHTQASTGHMDTALWLVAITFLTVGYGDVAPTTSCGKCVCLFTGVMHSRGQQGVACTAMLVAVVTEKLALNKGEKHVHLFMLDIQISKRIRHAAANVLRECWLLHRTNLTKGNRGEHRRHQRCLLEAIRVSVTLSHTYTVRGRIFRHLRLKQRKLRDYVSEMVDLPKMQMIMCDLSSNWNNSYRELEQRILSMEQKLDELSRCFHQTSELLSQALRHRNPEIR, encoded by the exons ATGTCTTCCACCGTCTGGGAGGAAAGTCAAGGGGAGACCGGCCAGTTGGAGGACGGAGTCACGGAGTTCAGCGACAGGGAGAGAGCAACGGGCGACGGCGTCGTGTGCGCCCTGGAGATGGAGGCGACGGCCCGCGGCGTGCACGGCAAATGCAAACTGGACTGTTTGAACTGTGATGGGCTGATCGGTCGAAACGGCGGGGACTCGGCGCAAGTGTCCGTGCCGCTGTCACTCACGGGGAAGCGCTCGAGTCCCATGGAGGGTGAAAACCTCTTCAGGCTGAGAGACAGAAAGTTCTTGTTGGAGGATAAGAAGCGCCTGTGCGCCCTGGCGCTGGGCACCGCTCTGCTCGGGATACTACTCATGATAATCCACGCCGAGATATGCCCCTTCGTTTATAAACCG GGCTCCAGCATCGCCCTGATCATCAATTGTTCCATCAGCCTGTCCACTGGGtgtctcctgctcctcattATAGCTTTCCATTATAAAGACATCAGG CTGTTTGTTATTGACCACAACCAAGTGGACTGGCGCATCGCCATGACGAGCCACCGGGTCCTGGTGATCaccgtggagctgctggtctgCTCCATCCACCCTGTAGGCACGTATTGGAGAGCCGGGCTCCCCCTCAACACGTCCTCCACGGCTCCCCTGTGCGTCTCCAACAGCCACGGCGAGGCCCTGCTggacgtggagctgctgctgtccgTGCTGATGTTCCTCCGCCTGTACCTGGTGCACCGAGCCATCCTGCTGCACAGCAAAGTGCTGCTCAGCGCCTCCTACAGGAGCATCGGCTCGCTCAACAACATCAACTTCACCTTCCGCTTCGTCCTCAAGGTGCTGATGAACAAACACCCGGCGCGCACGCTGCTGgtcttcatcctcttcttctGGCTCACGGCGTCATGGATGCTCACTCTGTGCGAGAG GCACACACAAGCTTCGACAGGCCACATGGACACGGCTCTGTGGCTCGTAGCCATCACCTTCCTGACAGTGGGCTATGGGGATGTCGCTCCCACCACCAGCTGTGGCAAATGCGTGTGTCTCTTCACTGGAGTCATG CATAGCAGAGGACAGCAG gGTGTAGCCTGCACTGCCATGCTGGTGGCGGTCGTAACGGAGAAGCTGGCGTTAAACAAAGGAGAGAAACACGTACACCTCTTCATGCTGGACATCCAGATCTCGAAACGG ATCCGTCATGCTGCTGCTAACGTGCTCAGGGAGTGCTGGCTCCTGCACCGCACTAACCTGACAAAGGGCAACCGTGGTGAGCACCGAAGACACCAGCGATGCCTTCTGGAAGCCATCAGAGTGTCAGTGACTTTATCACACACGTATACTGTACGAGGCAGGAT ATTTCGCCACTTGCGTCTTAAACAACGAAAGCTGAGAGATTACGTGAGCGAGATGGTGGACCTGCCCAAg ATGCAAATGATCATGTGCGATCTCAGTTCCAACTGGAATAACTCGTACcgggagctggagcagaggatcCTCTCCATGGAGCAGAAGCTGGACGAGCTGAGTCGCTGCTTCCATCAAACCTCCGAGCTGCTGTCTCAGGCCCTACGTCACCGCAACCCGGAGATCAG gtGA
- the kcnn4 gene encoding intermediate conductance calcium-activated potassium channel protein 4 isoform X3, with translation MSSTVWEESQGETGQLEDGVTEFSDRERATGDGVVCALEMEATARGVHGKCKLDCLNCDGLIGRNGGDSAQVSVPLSLTGKRSSPMEGENLFRLRDRKFLLEDKKRLCALALGTALLGILLMIIHAEICPFVYKPGSSIALIINCSISLSTGCLLLLIIAFHYKDIRLFVIDHNQVDWRIAMTSHRVLVITVELLVCSIHPVGTYWRAGLPLNTSSTAPLCVSNSHGEALLDVELLLSVLMFLRLYLVHRAILLHSKVLLSASYRSIGSLNNINFTFRFVLKVLMNKHPARTLLVFILFFWLTASWMLTLCERHTQASTGHMDTALWLVAITFLTVGYGDVAPTTSCGKCVCLFTGVMHSRGQQGVACTAMLVAVVTEKLALNKGEKHVHLFMLDIQISKRIRHAAANVLRECWLLHRTNLTKGNRGEHRRHQRCLLEAIRVFRHLRLKQRKLRDYVSEMVDLPKMQMIMCDLSSNWNNSYRELEQRILSMEQKLDELSRCFHQTSELLSQALRHRNPEIR, from the exons ATGTCTTCCACCGTCTGGGAGGAAAGTCAAGGGGAGACCGGCCAGTTGGAGGACGGAGTCACGGAGTTCAGCGACAGGGAGAGAGCAACGGGCGACGGCGTCGTGTGCGCCCTGGAGATGGAGGCGACGGCCCGCGGCGTGCACGGCAAATGCAAACTGGACTGTTTGAACTGTGATGGGCTGATCGGTCGAAACGGCGGGGACTCGGCGCAAGTGTCCGTGCCGCTGTCACTCACGGGGAAGCGCTCGAGTCCCATGGAGGGTGAAAACCTCTTCAGGCTGAGAGACAGAAAGTTCTTGTTGGAGGATAAGAAGCGCCTGTGCGCCCTGGCGCTGGGCACCGCTCTGCTCGGGATACTACTCATGATAATCCACGCCGAGATATGCCCCTTCGTTTATAAACCG GGCTCCAGCATCGCCCTGATCATCAATTGTTCCATCAGCCTGTCCACTGGGtgtctcctgctcctcattATAGCTTTCCATTATAAAGACATCAGG CTGTTTGTTATTGACCACAACCAAGTGGACTGGCGCATCGCCATGACGAGCCACCGGGTCCTGGTGATCaccgtggagctgctggtctgCTCCATCCACCCTGTAGGCACGTATTGGAGAGCCGGGCTCCCCCTCAACACGTCCTCCACGGCTCCCCTGTGCGTCTCCAACAGCCACGGCGAGGCCCTGCTggacgtggagctgctgctgtccgTGCTGATGTTCCTCCGCCTGTACCTGGTGCACCGAGCCATCCTGCTGCACAGCAAAGTGCTGCTCAGCGCCTCCTACAGGAGCATCGGCTCGCTCAACAACATCAACTTCACCTTCCGCTTCGTCCTCAAGGTGCTGATGAACAAACACCCGGCGCGCACGCTGCTGgtcttcatcctcttcttctGGCTCACGGCGTCATGGATGCTCACTCTGTGCGAGAG GCACACACAAGCTTCGACAGGCCACATGGACACGGCTCTGTGGCTCGTAGCCATCACCTTCCTGACAGTGGGCTATGGGGATGTCGCTCCCACCACCAGCTGTGGCAAATGCGTGTGTCTCTTCACTGGAGTCATG CATAGCAGAGGACAGCAG gGTGTAGCCTGCACTGCCATGCTGGTGGCGGTCGTAACGGAGAAGCTGGCGTTAAACAAAGGAGAGAAACACGTACACCTCTTCATGCTGGACATCCAGATCTCGAAACGG ATCCGTCATGCTGCTGCTAACGTGCTCAGGGAGTGCTGGCTCCTGCACCGCACTAACCTGACAAAGGGCAACCGTGGTGAGCACCGAAGACACCAGCGATGCCTTCTGGAAGCCATCAGAGT ATTTCGCCACTTGCGTCTTAAACAACGAAAGCTGAGAGATTACGTGAGCGAGATGGTGGACCTGCCCAAg ATGCAAATGATCATGTGCGATCTCAGTTCCAACTGGAATAACTCGTACcgggagctggagcagaggatcCTCTCCATGGAGCAGAAGCTGGACGAGCTGAGTCGCTGCTTCCATCAAACCTCCGAGCTGCTGTCTCAGGCCCTACGTCACCGCAACCCGGAGATCAG gtGA
- the kcnn4 gene encoding intermediate conductance calcium-activated potassium channel protein 4 isoform X4: MSSTVWEESQGETGQLEDGVTEFSDRERATGDGVVCALEMEATARGVHGKCKLDCLNCDGLIGRNGGDSAQVSVPLSLTGKRSSPMEGENLFRLRDRKFLLEDKKRLCALALGTALLGILLMIIHAEICPFVYKPGSSIALIINCSISLSTGCLLLLIIAFHYKDIRLFVIDHNQVDWRIAMTSHRVLVITVELLVCSIHPVGTYWRAGLPLNTSSTAPLCVSNSHGEALLDVELLLSVLMFLRLYLVHRAILLHSKVLLSASYRSIGSLNNINFTFRFVLKVLMNKHPARTLLVFILFFWLTASWMLTLCERHTQASTGHMDTALWLVAITFLTVGYGDVAPTTSCGKCVCLFTGVMGVACTAMLVAVVTEKLALNKGEKHVHLFMLDIQISKRIRHAAANVLRECWLLHRTNLTKGNRGEHRRHQRCLLEAIRVFRHLRLKQRKLRDYVSEMVDLPKMQMIMCDLSSNWNNSYRELEQRILSMEQKLDELSRCFHQTSELLSQALRHRNPEIR; the protein is encoded by the exons ATGTCTTCCACCGTCTGGGAGGAAAGTCAAGGGGAGACCGGCCAGTTGGAGGACGGAGTCACGGAGTTCAGCGACAGGGAGAGAGCAACGGGCGACGGCGTCGTGTGCGCCCTGGAGATGGAGGCGACGGCCCGCGGCGTGCACGGCAAATGCAAACTGGACTGTTTGAACTGTGATGGGCTGATCGGTCGAAACGGCGGGGACTCGGCGCAAGTGTCCGTGCCGCTGTCACTCACGGGGAAGCGCTCGAGTCCCATGGAGGGTGAAAACCTCTTCAGGCTGAGAGACAGAAAGTTCTTGTTGGAGGATAAGAAGCGCCTGTGCGCCCTGGCGCTGGGCACCGCTCTGCTCGGGATACTACTCATGATAATCCACGCCGAGATATGCCCCTTCGTTTATAAACCG GGCTCCAGCATCGCCCTGATCATCAATTGTTCCATCAGCCTGTCCACTGGGtgtctcctgctcctcattATAGCTTTCCATTATAAAGACATCAGG CTGTTTGTTATTGACCACAACCAAGTGGACTGGCGCATCGCCATGACGAGCCACCGGGTCCTGGTGATCaccgtggagctgctggtctgCTCCATCCACCCTGTAGGCACGTATTGGAGAGCCGGGCTCCCCCTCAACACGTCCTCCACGGCTCCCCTGTGCGTCTCCAACAGCCACGGCGAGGCCCTGCTggacgtggagctgctgctgtccgTGCTGATGTTCCTCCGCCTGTACCTGGTGCACCGAGCCATCCTGCTGCACAGCAAAGTGCTGCTCAGCGCCTCCTACAGGAGCATCGGCTCGCTCAACAACATCAACTTCACCTTCCGCTTCGTCCTCAAGGTGCTGATGAACAAACACCCGGCGCGCACGCTGCTGgtcttcatcctcttcttctGGCTCACGGCGTCATGGATGCTCACTCTGTGCGAGAG GCACACACAAGCTTCGACAGGCCACATGGACACGGCTCTGTGGCTCGTAGCCATCACCTTCCTGACAGTGGGCTATGGGGATGTCGCTCCCACCACCAGCTGTGGCAAATGCGTGTGTCTCTTCACTGGAGTCATG gGTGTAGCCTGCACTGCCATGCTGGTGGCGGTCGTAACGGAGAAGCTGGCGTTAAACAAAGGAGAGAAACACGTACACCTCTTCATGCTGGACATCCAGATCTCGAAACGG ATCCGTCATGCTGCTGCTAACGTGCTCAGGGAGTGCTGGCTCCTGCACCGCACTAACCTGACAAAGGGCAACCGTGGTGAGCACCGAAGACACCAGCGATGCCTTCTGGAAGCCATCAGAGT ATTTCGCCACTTGCGTCTTAAACAACGAAAGCTGAGAGATTACGTGAGCGAGATGGTGGACCTGCCCAAg ATGCAAATGATCATGTGCGATCTCAGTTCCAACTGGAATAACTCGTACcgggagctggagcagaggatcCTCTCCATGGAGCAGAAGCTGGACGAGCTGAGTCGCTGCTTCCATCAAACCTCCGAGCTGCTGTCTCAGGCCCTACGTCACCGCAACCCGGAGATCAGGTAA
- the kcnn4 gene encoding small conductance calcium-activated potassium channel protein 2 isoform X5, which translates to MSSTVWEESQGETGQLEDGVTEFSDRERATGDGVVCALEMEATARGVHGKCKLDCLNCDGLIGRNGGDSAQVSVPLSLTGKRSSPMEGENLFRLRDRKFLLEDKKRLCALALGTALLGILLMIIHAEICPFVYKPGSSIALIINCSISLSTGCLLLLIIAFHYKDIRLFVIDHNQVDWRIAMTSHRVLVITVELLVCSIHPVGTYWRAGLPLNTSSTAPLCVSNSHGEALLDVELLLSVLMFLRLYLVHRAILLHSKVLLSASYRSIGSLNNINFTFRFVLKVLMNKHPARTLLVFILFFWLTASWMLTLCERHTQASTGHMDTALWLVAITFLTVGYGDVAPTTSCGKCVCLFTGVMHSRGQQGVACTAMLVAVVTEKLALNKGEKHVHLFMLDIQISKRIRHAAANVLRECWLLHRTNLTKGNRDFATCVLNNES; encoded by the exons ATGTCTTCCACCGTCTGGGAGGAAAGTCAAGGGGAGACCGGCCAGTTGGAGGACGGAGTCACGGAGTTCAGCGACAGGGAGAGAGCAACGGGCGACGGCGTCGTGTGCGCCCTGGAGATGGAGGCGACGGCCCGCGGCGTGCACGGCAAATGCAAACTGGACTGTTTGAACTGTGATGGGCTGATCGGTCGAAACGGCGGGGACTCGGCGCAAGTGTCCGTGCCGCTGTCACTCACGGGGAAGCGCTCGAGTCCCATGGAGGGTGAAAACCTCTTCAGGCTGAGAGACAGAAAGTTCTTGTTGGAGGATAAGAAGCGCCTGTGCGCCCTGGCGCTGGGCACCGCTCTGCTCGGGATACTACTCATGATAATCCACGCCGAGATATGCCCCTTCGTTTATAAACCG GGCTCCAGCATCGCCCTGATCATCAATTGTTCCATCAGCCTGTCCACTGGGtgtctcctgctcctcattATAGCTTTCCATTATAAAGACATCAGG CTGTTTGTTATTGACCACAACCAAGTGGACTGGCGCATCGCCATGACGAGCCACCGGGTCCTGGTGATCaccgtggagctgctggtctgCTCCATCCACCCTGTAGGCACGTATTGGAGAGCCGGGCTCCCCCTCAACACGTCCTCCACGGCTCCCCTGTGCGTCTCCAACAGCCACGGCGAGGCCCTGCTggacgtggagctgctgctgtccgTGCTGATGTTCCTCCGCCTGTACCTGGTGCACCGAGCCATCCTGCTGCACAGCAAAGTGCTGCTCAGCGCCTCCTACAGGAGCATCGGCTCGCTCAACAACATCAACTTCACCTTCCGCTTCGTCCTCAAGGTGCTGATGAACAAACACCCGGCGCGCACGCTGCTGgtcttcatcctcttcttctGGCTCACGGCGTCATGGATGCTCACTCTGTGCGAGAG GCACACACAAGCTTCGACAGGCCACATGGACACGGCTCTGTGGCTCGTAGCCATCACCTTCCTGACAGTGGGCTATGGGGATGTCGCTCCCACCACCAGCTGTGGCAAATGCGTGTGTCTCTTCACTGGAGTCATG CATAGCAGAGGACAGCAG gGTGTAGCCTGCACTGCCATGCTGGTGGCGGTCGTAACGGAGAAGCTGGCGTTAAACAAAGGAGAGAAACACGTACACCTCTTCATGCTGGACATCCAGATCTCGAAACGG ATCCGTCATGCTGCTGCTAACGTGCTCAGGGAGTGCTGGCTCCTGCACCGCACTAACCTGACAAAGGGCAACCGTG ATTTCGCCACTTGCGTCTTAAACAACGAAAGCTGA
- the si:dkey-79d12.5 gene encoding protein BTG4, with amino-acid sequence MKREVNAAVAYLQRMVVARSNLDEAVAQLFAEKLQKLLCDKYNDHWYPDCPSKGQAYRCIRINNGQVCDDVLLQACKEIEITPSELCLPPELTLWIDPMEVCARSKEHYRPFTIARFNKESVGAGTPDHTSDYHSATSSSCSSTSSSDNEEEAKDGETGPKKVEAVATPPAAEAGVCPVAMVPRIRRRYGDGPYRTRCFRNTLSTSIHYYYNHAPACPHYKKATTVYLTMCTAPPPPPPQQVFSYYILPQQPPQFIMPQASLHPWAPVMN; translated from the exons ATGAAGCGGGAGGTGAACGCTGCAGTGGCCTACCTCCAGCGTATGGTGGTGGCCCGTAGCAATCTCGACGAGGCAGTGGCACAACTGTTTGCTGAGAAGCTACAGAAGCTGCTGTGCGACAAATACAATGACCACTGGTACCCTGACTGCCCCAGCAAAGGCCAGGCATACAG GTGTATCCGTATAAATAATGGACaagtgtgtgatgatgtgctCTTACAAGCGTGCAAGGAGATTGAGATCACACCCAGTGAGCTTTGCCTGCCACCCGAGCTCACGCTGTGGATTGACCCGATGGAGGTGTGCGCGAG ATCTAAAGAGCACTATCGGCCGTTCACAATCGCCAGATTCAACAAGGAGTCAGTGGGCGCTGGAACGCCGGATCACACGTCCGACTATCACTCCGCCACCTCTTCGTCCTGTAGTTCCACGTCATCAAGTGACAACGAAGAGGAAGCAAAGGATGGAGAGACGGGGCCAAAGAAGGTGGAGGCCGTCGCCACGCCGCCTGCGGCCGAAGCAGGCGTCTGCCCAGTAGCGATGGTGCCCAGGATTCGTAGGAGATACGGAGATGGACCATACAGGACCAGATGTTTCAGAAATAcg CTCTCTACCAGCATCCACTACTACTACAACCATGCCCCAGCTTGCCCCCATTACAAGAAGGCCACCACAGTGTACCTCACCATGTGCACGgccccgccgccgcctccaccccaGCAGGTGTTCAGCTACTACATCCTGCCGCAGCAGCCTCCGCAGTTCATCATGCCTCAAGCCTCTCTGCACCCATGGGCACCTGTGATGAATTAG